A single window of Nicotiana sylvestris chromosome 5, ASM39365v2, whole genome shotgun sequence DNA harbors:
- the LOC138868840 gene encoding uncharacterized protein, with amino-acid sequence MEFGERLIGLVFGIISNNWYSVMINGQPYGFFKSTRGVKQGDPLSPTLFIPAAEALSRGLNALHLNLHFCGFGLPKWSPKITHLAYADDTIIFSSSDATSLQLIMQVLFDYEAASRQLINKSKSIVYLHHNTPVEVVNKVKRISEINRSHIWTKMIECRDIAEHQIGWHPRMGSSLFWYKNWMGLGALYFITPPDLVIDESVNNVHDVVQEGAWDVDKLKELFPEEYATHIIENIKPPVASDILDKPFWMLETRGSFSVKSAWEFLRKRNDPSIAYSKLWTKGLPFKISFFLWKVWKAKLPLDDWMRQLGYSMPSKCWCCAQEQESMPHLFFTSDAATRVWTYFLTNAGITMEGLSLHQVIVKCWTSKVVYRLQHILQVLPAIIV; translated from the exons ATGGAGTTTGGAGAAAGACTCATAGGTCTGGTGTTTGGTATCATCTCAAACAATTGGTATTCTGTAATGATAAATGGGCAGCCCTATGGTTTCTTCAAGTCGACAAGAGGAGTGAAACAAGGAGACCCTCTATCCCCTACTCTTTTTATTCCGGCAGCTGAGGCATTATCAAGAGGTTTGAATGCATTACATTTGAACTTGCATTTCTGTGGATTTGGATTGCCTAAATGGAGTCCTAAGATTACCCATCTTGCATATGCCGATGACACTATTATTTTCTCCTCCTCAGATGCAACTTCATTGCAATTAATAATGCAAGTCCTATTTGATTATGAAGCTGCATCTAGACAGCTTATTAATAAGTCGAAATCTATTGTATATTTGCACCATAATACTCCTGTAGAGGTGGTAAATAAGGTTAAGAGGATATCTGAGATTAACAG ATCTCATATATGGACAAAGATGATAGAATGCAGGGATATTGCCGAACATCAAATTGGTTGGCATCCACGAATGGGTTCATCTCTCTTTTGGTATAAAAACTGGATGGGGCTTGGAGCATTATATTTTATTACTCCTCCAGATTTGGTCATTGATGAATCTGTTAATAATGTGCACGATGTGGTACAAGAAGGTGCATGGGATGTAGACAAATTAAAGGAGCTATTTCCAGAGGAGTATGCTACACATATCATAGAGAACATAAAGCCTCCAGTTGCATCTGATATTTTGGATAAACCATTTTGGATGTTGGAAACAAGAGGAAGTTTTAGTGTGAAGTCTGCCTGGGAGTTTTTGAGAAAGAGAAATGATCCATCCATTGCGTACAGTAAATTGTGGACAAAAGGATTACCATTTAAAATATCCTTCTTCTTGTGGAAGGTTTGGAAAGCAAAACTACCTTTAGATGATTGGATGAGACAATTGGGCTATTCTATGCCATCCAAATGTTGGTGTTGCGCTCAAGAACAAGAATCAATGCCTCATTTATTTTTTACATCTGATGCAGCAACAAGAGTATGGACCTACTTTCTAACGAATGCAGGAATTACCATGGAAGGTTTGTCGTTGCACCAAGTAATTGTGAAATGCTGGACATCAAAAGTTGTATATCGTCTGCAGCATATTCTACAAGTGTTACCAGCTATCATCGTATAG